From one Larimichthys crocea isolate SSNF chromosome XVIII, L_crocea_2.0, whole genome shotgun sequence genomic stretch:
- the gpr156 gene encoding probable G-protein coupled receptor 156, translating to MEPELNCSSQCDSPLCFIHSGVNRQEGIDILQRLCGLGTKAAELPRRSLSPVLSAVVWTLLSCGILLSFCFLLFTLRFKNNRIVKMSSPNLNILTLFGSVLTYSSGFLFAVNERTHLQGGASTAVLQARMWTLCVGSTLVFGPILGKTWRLYRVFTQRVPDKRVIIRDIQLMGLVALLILVDMLILTAWNLTDPVRCSRSVGAVVKVAERDISFSLSQLDACSSLYSDLWIIIIAVQKGCLLLYGTYLAGLTSNVSHPPVNQSPTIITVVTLVTLSSAVAIPVSTFLQGWPNLVYSTVAGAIFICTLATNCMLFVPQLTQWRQFEEDQNNPSQMAKYFSSPSKSQPSVYSQDEIFYLLGENNSMKKLLTEKNAVIDSLQEQVSNAKDKLLRLMSASRPPEDQDLDSSNTNLNSSSTQTTELQSDGPSSSSSSLPQRDTKSQLSPSHPAPHPAAAAVSSSAVTPSSEPPSAPNSTTPFAASSPLPEDIYEGENQRCVRAGGPTGRDTAQSRTGEDLTQPLPLHPPGLLRTAEETVQFVTSLQSRRGLNPSQVETFNNQRGLSSNLGANARPTGFVSSEQLQEILQELSVDAVMEITLRSPGQTSTNSAKTSQIKYPEASALSPLSLRTPHSPHPPALFRYPSISPHAMRKRRPPFNSSRRGLACFYTGSEAAGRGRIRDKSDHRNPGRHNDGVTVDGILHQVHNTDLELEEEEEEEEEDVERNEVIRKCRRCVPRSRRCSVLPCAERNHTAPPDVEAGGDNEQHHRHIRDSCGSWDSDSSSSTDYCYYHRPYCDSCLQRGSLLSSDSSSDSSDSEYEAYTSLYRSPHPVVFKEDIKPTFV from the exons ATGGAGCCTGAGCTGAACTGCAGCTCCCAGTGTGATTCCCCGCTCTGCTTCATCCACTCAGGAGTCAACAGGCAGGAGGGCATCGACATCCTGCAGAGACTATGCGGTCTCGGCAcg aaggCAGCGGAGCTCCCAAGGCGGTCTCTCTCCCCGGTGTTGAGTGCTGTGGTGTGGACGCTGCTCTCCTGTGGCATCCTGCTGtctttctgcttcctcctcttcaccctGCGCTTCAAAAACAACAG GATAGTGAAGATGTCCAGTCCCAACCTGAATATCCTGACTCTCTTTGGAAGTGTCCTCACCTACAGCAGCGGCTTCCTATTCGCCGTCAATGAACGAACACACTTACAAGGAGGAGCATCCACGGCAGTGCTACAG gcTCGGATGTGGACTCTCTGTGTCGGCAGTACCCTGGTGTTTGGCCCAATTTTGGGGAAGACGTGGAGACTGTACAGAGTGTTCACCCAGCGAGTGCCTGACAAGAGAGTG ATCATCCGAGACATCCAGCTGATGGGGTTGGTGGCTCTGTTGATCCTGGTGGACATGCTGATTCTCACCGCCTGGAACCTGACGGACCCCGTCAGGTGTTCGCGATCTGTCGGCGCCGTCGTCAAG GTGGCTGAGAGAGACAtttccttctctttgtctcagCTGGACGCCTGTTCCTCTCTATACTCGGATCTGTGGATTATCATCATTGCTGTTCAGAAG GGCTGTCTTCTCCTCTATGGGACGTATCTAGCTGGGCTGACCAGCAATGTCAGCCACCCTCCAGTCAACCAGTCTCCCACCATCATAACAGTCGTCACTTTGGTCACCCTCTCCTCGGCCGTGGCCATTCCCGTGTCCACCTTCCTGCAGGGCTGGCCCAACCTGGTTTACAGCACTGTGGCCGGAGCCATTTTCATCTGCACACTGGCTACCaactgcatgctgtttgttccTCAG CTGACCCAATGGAGGCAGTTTGAAGAGGATCAGAACAACCCAAGTCAGATGGCCAAGTATTTCAGCAGCCCCAGTAAGAGCCAGCCCTCGGTGTACAGCCAGGATGAGATCTTCTACCTGCTGGGAGAGAATAACTCCATGAAAAAACTCCTCACTGAG AAGAACGCTGTGATCGACAGTCTGCAGGAGCAGGTGAGCAATGCCAAAGATAAACTCCTGCGACTCATGTCAGCCAGCCGGCCCCCGGAGGACCAGGACTTGGACTCCTCCAACACCAATCTCAACTCCTCCTCCACTCAGACCACAGAGCTTCAGTCTGACggaccctcttcttcttcttcttctctaccTCAGAGAGACACTAAATCCCAGCTCTCACCGTCACATCCCGCCCCTcacccagctgctgctgctgtttcatcaTCTGCTGTTACACCATCCTCTGAGCCCCCCTCTGCCCCAAACTCCACAACCCCTTTTGCtgcttcctcccctctcccagAGGATATTTATGAGGGTGAAAACCAGAGATGTGTCCGTGCTGGTGGTCCTACAGGCAGAGACACAGCTCAGTCCAGAACAGGGGAGGATCTTACCCAGCCTTTGCCGCTCCACCCCCCTGGTTTACTCAGGACAGCAGAAGAGACAGTGCAATTTGTCACTTCCTTACAGTCCCGTAGAGGATTAAACCCCTCTCAAGTTGAAACATTCAACAACCAGAGAGGCCTTTCATCTAATCTGGGAGCAAATGCCAGACCGACTGGTTTTGTTAGCAGCGAGCAGTTGCAGGAGATCCTACAAGAGCTGAGTGTGGACGCAGTCATGGAAATCACGCTTCGATCTCCTGGCCAGACGTCCACAAACTCAGCTAAAACATCACAGATAAAATATCCCGAAGCGTCCGcactttcccctctctctctgcggACGCCGCACTCTCCTCATCCACCCGCTCTCTTCCGCTACCCCAGCATCTCCCCGCATGCGATGAGGAAACGGCGGCCGCCCTTTAACTCCTCCAGAAGAGGTTTGGCGTGCTTCTACACGGGTTCAGAGGCCGCTGGTCGTGGGAGGATAAGGGACAAGAGTGACCACCGAAATCCAGGCAGGCACAATGATGGGGTTACTGTGGATGGTATCCTCCATCAGGTTCACAACACTGACCttgagctggaggaggaggaggaagaggaggaggaggatgtagaAAGGAATGAAGTGATAAGAAAATGCCGGAGGTGTGTTCCAAGGTCCCGTAGATGTTCAGTCTTGCCCTGTGCAGAACGCAATCACACAGCTCCACCGGATGTGGAAGCTGGTGGTGATAATGAGCAACACCATAGACACATTAGAGACTCCTGTGGATCCTGGGACTCTGACTCCAGCAGCTCAACAGACTACTGTTACTACCACCGCCCCTACTGTGACTCCTGCCTGCAGCGAGGCTCTCTGCTATCCTCAGACAGCTCCTCCGACTCCTCTGACAGCGAGTATGAAGCCTACACCAGCCTGTACCGCTCCCCGCACCCCGTGGTATTCAAAGAAGACATCAAACCTACCTTTGTATGA